Proteins found in one Streptomyces sp. NBC_00461 genomic segment:
- a CDS encoding bifunctional FO biosynthesis protein CofGH, whose product MTTSATSGTGPTENSMRRALKRARDGVALDVTEAAVLLQARGEALDDLAASAGRVRDAGLEAAGRPGVITYSKSVFIPLTRLCRDKCHYCTFVTVPGKLRRAGHGMFMSPDEVLDIARKGAALGCKEALITLGDKPEDRWPEAREWLDAHGYDDTIAYVRAISIRILEETGLLPHLNPGVMSWTDFQRLKPVAPSMGMMLETTATRLWSEPGGPHHGSPDKEPAVRLRVLEDAGRSSVPFTSGILIGIGETYEERAESLFALRKVSRAYHSIQELIIQNFRAKPDTAMRGMPDAELDELVATVAVARLIMGPSACLQAPPNLVDSEYERLIGAGIDDWGGVSPLTIDHVNPERPWPQIEELAARSQAAGFSLRERLCVYPEFVQRGEPWLDPRLRPHVRALADPETGLALPDAVVEGHAWQEPEEAFISSGRTDLHASIDTEGRTSDRRDDFDEVYGDWAELREAAAPGMVPQRIDTDVREALRTAADDPTRLTDEEALALLHADGPALDALTRIADDVRKSAVGDDVTYIVTRNINFTNVCYTGCRFCAFAQRRTDADAYTLSLDQVADRAQQAWEVGAVEVCMQGGIHPDLPGTAYFDIARAVKERVPAMHVHAFSPMEVVNGATRTGMSIREWLSAAKEAGLDTMPGTAAEILDDEVRWILTKGKLPAATWIEVITTAHELGIRSSSTMMYGHVDQPRHWLGHLRTLGRIQQQTGGFTEFVTLPFIHTNAPVYLAGIARPGPSTRDNRAVTAMARLLLHPYIPNIQTSWVKLGTEGAAEMLRSGANDLGGTLMEETISRMAGSSYGSYKSVKDLIAVAEAAGRPAKPRTTLYGEVSQERQRAAAVSDGHLPELLPVLD is encoded by the coding sequence ATGACGACCTCCGCGACCTCCGGAACCGGCCCCACCGAGAACTCCATGCGTCGTGCCCTCAAACGTGCCCGGGACGGCGTGGCCCTCGACGTCACCGAGGCGGCCGTCCTCCTCCAGGCCCGCGGCGAGGCCCTCGACGACCTCGCCGCGTCCGCCGGCCGGGTCCGTGACGCGGGCCTCGAAGCGGCCGGCCGCCCCGGCGTCATCACGTACTCGAAGAGCGTCTTCATCCCCCTCACCCGCCTGTGCCGGGACAAGTGCCACTACTGCACCTTCGTCACCGTCCCCGGCAAGCTGCGCCGTGCCGGGCACGGGATGTTCATGTCCCCGGACGAGGTCCTCGACATCGCCCGCAAGGGTGCCGCGCTCGGCTGCAAGGAAGCCCTGATCACCCTCGGCGACAAGCCCGAGGACCGCTGGCCCGAGGCGCGCGAGTGGCTCGACGCGCACGGCTACGACGACACGATCGCCTACGTCCGGGCCATCTCCATCCGCATCCTGGAGGAGACGGGCCTGCTGCCCCACCTCAACCCGGGCGTCATGTCCTGGACGGACTTCCAGCGGCTCAAGCCCGTGGCCCCGTCCATGGGCATGATGCTGGAGACGACCGCCACCCGCCTGTGGTCCGAGCCCGGCGGCCCGCACCACGGCTCCCCCGACAAGGAACCGGCCGTGCGGTTGCGCGTCCTGGAGGACGCGGGCCGCTCCTCCGTACCCTTCACGTCCGGGATCCTGATCGGCATCGGCGAGACGTACGAGGAGCGCGCCGAGTCCCTCTTCGCGCTGCGGAAGGTGTCCCGGGCCTACCACTCCATCCAGGAACTGATCATCCAGAACTTCCGCGCCAAGCCGGACACGGCGATGCGGGGCATGCCGGACGCCGAGTTGGACGAACTGGTGGCGACGGTGGCGGTGGCCCGGCTCATCATGGGTCCGAGCGCCTGCCTCCAGGCCCCTCCCAACCTGGTGGACTCCGAGTACGAGCGGCTGATCGGCGCGGGCATCGACGACTGGGGCGGGGTGTCGCCGCTGACGATCGACCACGTGAACCCCGAGCGCCCCTGGCCGCAGATCGAGGAGCTGGCCGCGCGGTCGCAGGCCGCCGGCTTCTCGCTGCGCGAACGCCTCTGCGTGTACCCGGAGTTCGTACAGCGCGGCGAGCCCTGGCTGGACCCGCGCCTGCGCCCGCACGTACGGGCGCTGGCCGACCCCGAGACGGGCCTGGCGCTCCCCGACGCGGTGGTCGAGGGCCACGCGTGGCAGGAACCGGAGGAGGCCTTCATCTCCTCCGGCCGTACGGACCTGCACGCCTCCATCGACACCGAGGGCCGTACGTCCGACCGCCGCGACGACTTCGACGAGGTGTACGGCGACTGGGCCGAGCTCCGGGAGGCGGCGGCACCCGGGATGGTGCCCCAGCGCATCGACACGGACGTGCGCGAGGCACTGCGCACCGCCGCCGACGACCCGACGCGGCTCACGGACGAGGAGGCCCTCGCCCTGCTGCACGCGGACGGCCCCGCGCTGGACGCCCTGACGCGGATCGCCGACGACGTGCGGAAGTCGGCGGTCGGCGACGACGTGACGTACATCGTCACGCGGAACATCAACTTCACCAACGTCTGCTACACCGGCTGCCGCTTCTGCGCCTTCGCGCAGCGCCGCACGGACGCGGACGCCTACACGCTGTCGCTGGACCAGGTCGCGGACCGCGCCCAACAGGCGTGGGAGGTGGGCGCGGTGGAGGTCTGCATGCAGGGCGGCATCCATCCCGACCTGCCGGGGACGGCGTACTTCGACATCGCACGGGCGGTGAAGGAGCGCGTCCCTGCTATGCACGTACACGCCTTCTCGCCGATGGAGGTGGTCAACGGCGCGACGCGCACCGGCATGTCGATCCGGGAGTGGCTGAGCGCCGCGAAGGAAGCGGGCCTGGACACCATGCCCGGGACGGCGGCCGAGATCCTCGACGACGAGGTCCGCTGGATCCTGACCAAGGGCAAGCTGCCCGCGGCGACATGGATCGAGGTGATCACGACCGCGCACGAGCTGGGCATCCGGTCGTCGTCGACGATGATGTACGGCCACGTGGACCAGCCCAGGCACTGGCTGGGGCACCTGCGGACCCTGGGCCGGATCCAGCAACAGACCGGCGGTTTCACGGAGTTCGTGACCCTCCCCTTCATCCACACGAACGCGCCCGTGTACCTGGCGGGGATCGCGCGCCCCGGCCCGTCGACCCGCGACAACCGCGCGGTGACGGCGATGGCCCGGCTCCTCCTGCACCCGTACATCCCCAACATCCAGACCAGCTGGGTGAAGCTGGGCACGGAGGGCGCGGCGGAGATGCTCCGCTCCGGCGCGAACGACCTGGGCGGCACCCTCATGGAGGAGACCATCTCCCGCATGGCGGGCTCCTCCTACGGCTCTTACAAGTCGGTCAAGGACCTGATCGCGGTGGCCGAGGCGGCGGGACGTCCGGCGAAGCCGCGCACGACGCTGTACGGCGAGGTGTCCCAGGAGCGGCAGCGGGCCGCGGCGGTGTCGGACGGGCATCTGCCGGAGCTGCTGCCGGTCCTGGACTGA
- a CDS encoding LLM class F420-dependent oxidoreductase translates to MRIAVTIFLTDETIAPVRLARELEQRGFAGLYLPEHTHIPVERVTPYPAGGELPPEYGRTLDPFVALGQAAAVTERLGLGTGITLVAQHDPIDLAKQIATLDHLSAGRFTLGLGFGWNVEEAADHGVEWRTRRDLVRDRMALMRALWSEEPTAHEGEFGSVRASSAYPKPVQKPRGPVVGPRTLIGGAAGPKLVSHICEYADGWMPIGGRGLSESLPVLRRAWAEAGRDPEALQVVPYAVFPTPGKLAHYADLGIEEVVVQLPPAGEAEVLRVLDSLGSLGSPGFRVAGGPAASDTV, encoded by the coding sequence ATGCGCATCGCCGTGACGATCTTCCTCACCGACGAGACCATCGCCCCCGTCCGGCTCGCCCGTGAGCTGGAGCAGCGCGGTTTCGCCGGTCTGTATCTGCCCGAGCACACGCACATCCCGGTGGAGCGCGTGACGCCGTACCCGGCGGGCGGCGAGCTGCCGCCCGAGTACGGCCGCACCCTCGACCCCTTCGTCGCGCTCGGCCAGGCCGCCGCGGTCACCGAGCGCCTCGGCCTCGGCACCGGCATCACGCTGGTCGCCCAGCACGACCCGATCGACCTCGCCAAGCAGATCGCGACCCTCGACCACCTCTCCGCGGGCCGCTTCACGCTCGGCCTCGGCTTCGGCTGGAACGTCGAGGAGGCCGCCGACCACGGAGTGGAGTGGCGTACGCGGCGCGATCTGGTCCGCGACCGGATGGCCCTGATGCGCGCGCTGTGGTCGGAGGAACCGACCGCCCACGAGGGGGAGTTCGGGAGCGTGCGGGCCTCGTCCGCGTACCCGAAGCCCGTACAGAAGCCGCGCGGCCCGGTCGTCGGCCCGCGCACGCTCATCGGCGGGGCGGCCGGCCCCAAGCTCGTCTCCCACATCTGCGAGTACGCCGACGGCTGGATGCCGATCGGCGGGCGCGGGCTGTCGGAGTCCTTGCCGGTGCTCCGCAGGGCCTGGGCCGAGGCGGGCCGCGACCCGGAGGCGCTGCAGGTGGTCCCGTACGCGGTCTTCCCGACCCCGGGCAAGCTCGCGCACTACGCGGACCTCGGCATCGAGGAGGTCGTGGTGCAGCTGCCGCCGGCGGGGGAGGCGGAGGTGCTGAGGGTGCTGGACTCCCTGGGGTCCCTGGGTTCTCCGGGTTTCCGTGTCGCCGGAGGTCCCGCTGCCAGTGACACCGTGTAA
- a CDS encoding CehA/McbA family metallohydrolase has protein sequence MCEDTHGIGRRALFVTGAAAALTLGSVSFAAADGQDQGDQGDHGDQGTRRTATIRGTLPPGSPDFVYVPVEVPSGVREIKVAYTYDKPSVPAGTQGNALDIGLFDEHGTDLGGRGFRGWSGGARSEFFVRADDATPGYVPGPVREGTWYVALGPYTVAPQGLSYELTITLTYGEPGETPRPVYPPSRAVGRGRAWYRGDCHLHSWYSDGRRTPAEIAALARAAGLDFINTSDHNTHTSHPHWAGEAGDDLLVLLGEEITTRNGHVVALGTEPGTFVDWRYRARDNRFGTYARRIRRAGGLVVPAHPHATCIGCGWKFGFGEADAVEVWNGPWTPDDEVNLAEWDNLLVASVREGRTWLPAMGNSDAHRDPDVVGLPQTVVLADDLTREAIQDGIRAGRSYVAESKNVSLSFTATGGKGQHAGIGERLEAGPDTPVTIRVEASGAPRCTIRIVTDQGVLFTSDPLPVTGSGTAEWHTTPAYAAYARAELRHETAVGPLPGVMAAFTNPIFLGHR, from the coding sequence ATGTGTGAGGACACGCACGGCATCGGGCGACGCGCTCTGTTCGTGACGGGCGCGGCCGCCGCACTTACGTTGGGAAGCGTGAGCTTCGCTGCGGCCGACGGCCAGGACCAAGGTGACCAGGGTGACCACGGTGACCAGGGCACCCGGAGGACGGCGACGATCCGCGGCACCCTGCCCCCGGGGTCGCCGGACTTCGTGTACGTGCCGGTCGAAGTCCCGTCCGGGGTACGGGAGATCAAGGTCGCCTACACCTACGACAAGCCGTCCGTCCCGGCCGGCACCCAGGGCAACGCCCTGGACATCGGCCTCTTCGACGAGCACGGCACCGACCTGGGCGGCCGGGGCTTCCGCGGCTGGTCGGGCGGGGCGCGCTCGGAGTTCTTCGTCCGGGCGGACGACGCCACCCCCGGTTATGTGCCCGGGCCCGTGCGGGAGGGCACCTGGTACGTGGCGCTGGGCCCGTACACGGTCGCGCCGCAGGGTCTGTCGTACGAGCTCACGATCACGCTGACGTACGGGGAGCCCGGCGAGACGCCGCGGCCGGTGTACCCGCCCTCACGTGCCGTCGGCCGGGGCCGGGCCTGGTACCGCGGCGACTGCCACCTCCACTCCTGGTACTCCGACGGGCGCCGCACCCCGGCCGAGATCGCGGCCCTCGCGCGGGCGGCCGGCCTCGACTTCATCAACACCTCGGACCACAACACGCACACCTCGCACCCCCATTGGGCCGGCGAGGCGGGCGACGACCTCCTCGTCCTTCTCGGCGAGGAGATCACCACGCGCAACGGGCACGTCGTCGCGCTCGGCACCGAGCCCGGCACCTTCGTCGACTGGCGCTATCGGGCCCGCGACAACCGCTTCGGCACGTACGCCCGCCGGATCCGCCGGGCGGGCGGCCTGGTGGTCCCCGCCCATCCGCACGCCACCTGCATCGGCTGCGGCTGGAAGTTCGGTTTCGGCGAGGCGGACGCGGTCGAGGTGTGGAACGGCCCATGGACGCCGGACGACGAGGTGAACCTGGCCGAATGGGACAACCTGCTGGTCGCGTCCGTGCGCGAGGGGCGCACGTGGCTCCCGGCCATGGGCAACAGCGACGCGCACCGGGACCCCGACGTCGTCGGACTCCCCCAGACGGTCGTCCTCGCCGACGACCTGACCCGGGAGGCGATCCAGGACGGCATCCGCGCGGGCCGCTCCTACGTCGCCGAGTCGAAGAACGTCTCGCTGTCCTTCACGGCGACCGGCGGCAAGGGGCAGCACGCGGGCATCGGCGAGCGACTGGAGGCCGGCCCCGACACCCCCGTCACCATCCGCGTGGAGGCCTCGGGCGCCCCGCGCTGCACGATCCGCATCGTCACCGACCAGGGAGTGCTGTTCACCAGCGACCCGCTGCCGGTCACCGGCTCCGGCACGGCGGAATGGCACACGACACCGGCGTACGCGGCCTACGCACGGGCCGAGTTGCGGCACGAGACGGCGGTGGGGCCGCTGCCGGGGGTGATGGCGGCGTTCACGAACCCGATCTTTTTGGGGCACCGGTGA